A genome region from Prionailurus bengalensis isolate Pbe53 chromosome B4, Fcat_Pben_1.1_paternal_pri, whole genome shotgun sequence includes the following:
- the MAFF gene encoding transcription factor MafF produces the protein MSVDPLSSKALKIKRELSENTPHLSDEALMGLSVRELNRHLRGLSAEEVTRLKQRRRTLKNRGYAASCRVKRVCQKEELQKQKSELEREVDKLARENAAMRLELDALRGKCEALQGFARSVAATRGPAALVAPASVITIVKSAPGPGPASAPAPGPAPAACS, from the exons ATGTCTGTGGACCCCTTATCCAGCAAAGCCCTGAAG ATCAAGCGTGAGCTGAGCGAGAACACGCCGCACCTGTCAGACGAGGCCCTGATGGGGCTGTCGGTGCGCGAGCTGAACCGGCACCTGCGCGGGCTCTCGGCCGAGGAGGTGACGCGGCTCAAGCAGCGACGTCGCACGCTCAAGAACCGCGGCTACGCGGCCAGCTGCCGCGTGAAGCGCGTGTGCCAGAAGGAGGAGCTGCAGAAGCAGAAGTCGGAGCTGGAGCGCGAGGTGGACAAGCTGGCGCGCGAGAACGCGGCCATGCGCCTGGAGCTCGACGCGCTGCGCGGCAAGTGCGAGGCGCTGCAGGGCTTCGCGCGCTCGGTGGCCGCCACCCGCGGCCCGGCCGCGCTCGTGGCGCCAGCCAGCGTCATCACCATCGTCAAGTCGGCCCCCGGCCCGGGCCccgcctccgcccccgcccccggccccgcccccgccgcctgcTCCTAG